In Pedobacter heparinus DSM 2366, the following are encoded in one genomic region:
- a CDS encoding LytR/AlgR family response regulator transcription factor encodes MKIIIFEDEKHNAERLIQLLQKCLETVEVLAVIESVEEGLKWLNVHEDLAELIFMDIQLSDGNCFELFKQKEIHTPIIFTTAYDSFALQAFKVYSVDYLMKPIDVKDLQRAIEKYEYFKVPANPALNISQIAEEFFKREHTRFIGKINNQLVYVKARDIAYIYFLDGLTRAINMTGQEIPLDYSLEQMEKLLDQRLFFRINRKLIVHIDAIRKITTYYNSRFVIQLFPATDMEAIISRERVSSFKAWLEGRAVVN; translated from the coding sequence ATGAAGATCATCATATTTGAGGATGAAAAACACAATGCAGAAAGGCTGATCCAGCTGCTGCAAAAATGCCTTGAAACTGTTGAAGTGCTGGCGGTTATTGAGTCGGTAGAAGAAGGATTAAAATGGCTTAATGTGCATGAAGACCTTGCTGAACTGATTTTTATGGATATCCAGCTTTCAGACGGAAACTGTTTTGAACTGTTTAAGCAAAAGGAGATCCATACCCCGATTATTTTTACCACTGCTTATGATAGTTTTGCCCTGCAGGCTTTTAAAGTTTACAGCGTAGATTATTTAATGAAGCCGATTGATGTAAAGGATTTACAGCGGGCCATTGAAAAATATGAGTATTTTAAGGTACCGGCGAATCCGGCCCTGAACATTTCACAGATTGCCGAGGAGTTCTTTAAAAGAGAACACACCCGGTTTATTGGCAAGATAAACAACCAGCTGGTATATGTGAAAGCAAGGGATATTGCCTATATATATTTTTTGGATGGCCTTACCCGGGCAATAAACATGACTGGGCAGGAGATACCTTTGGATTATTCGCTGGAACAGATGGAGAAGCTGCTAGACCAGCGGTTGTTTTTCAGGATTAACCGAAAGCTTATTGTTCATATAGATGCCATAAGAAAGATCACCACTTATTACAACAGCAGGTTTGTGATACAGTTGTTTCCGGCCACCGATATGGAAGCGATCATCAGCAGGGAAAGGGTAAGTAGTTTTAAGGCCTGGCTGGAGGGCCGGGCTGTGGTTAATTAA
- a CDS encoding phosphatidylglycerol lysyltransferase domain-containing protein, with protein MNKARLYLSRLVYNKFFWQLFLAIFMIAMAIFFIRQEHIEVVKIKAELERSQPVYIVLGLVLTVVYILAQGLMYVYSFKALNKSISLALAIKLFLKRNLVSVFLPAGGFSSLVFFTKEIEEKGVGKSQIHLASTLFGFCSILSVVIVAVPVLAIALLFTRLGNAELLGFVFLLLLTAGFILLVYSISVKGRAYRWLSRMRPSLSTVLDDMINEKINRKQFWITLLISVGIEVIGIVHLYISMLALGFDASWPAAIIGYIVMVILLIASPFLRGLGAIELSLTFVLQQFGFPVLAAATITLLFRFFEFWIPLLAGIISFITKKDNLILRILPACIILVLGIVNIISAITPAIPTRLRMVKDLLPEDLIITSNSLVLVFGLILVIISIFLLQGSRRAWYTALFLTVFSVIGHLFKAADYEEALLAFIAASALWYTRSSYKLKPNAKLVSINYLVLLYAVLALLAYGVLGFYFIDKRHFGIDFHFMQALKAVLKLFFLIDYHGMTPLTRFGERFQDSIYISGAAVILFVVFSLLRPYFSKPYNSEQDFDLARQLLQQYGSSALDYFKVYPDKFLFFKPDKTAFISFKVTRHFAIVLEDPVAGTETAQQEMIGLFEDFCAQNGFISAYYRVPEKSLQLYTAAGYKFIPIGEEAVLDLTGFTLDGGKMKTTRSAISRLTAEGYCLKVYQEPIKEGLLQKLEKVSDNWLAELHQKEVAFTQGVFDTSILKTQTIITVEDEEEKVYAFLNLVPDYAPGEATYDLIRKVSDAPNGVLDMLLAKTFIYLKEQGYTSVNMGLAPLSGMEEVNITQKTIKYAYENFKVFGQFKGLRKYKEKFYPNWEKKYLIYSHNYHLLQVPSALRRVSEGS; from the coding sequence ATGAACAAAGCCAGGTTATACCTCTCGAGATTGGTTTACAACAAGTTTTTTTGGCAGTTGTTTCTGGCAATTTTTATGATTGCTATGGCGATCTTTTTTATCCGGCAGGAACACATTGAGGTGGTAAAGATCAAGGCGGAGCTGGAACGCAGCCAACCTGTCTACATTGTTTTGGGATTGGTGCTGACTGTAGTTTATATCCTTGCTCAGGGACTGATGTATGTGTACAGTTTTAAAGCTTTAAACAAATCGATTTCGCTGGCGCTGGCCATTAAATTGTTTCTTAAAAGAAACCTGGTGAGTGTTTTTTTACCGGCGGGTGGTTTTTCATCACTGGTGTTTTTTACGAAAGAGATAGAGGAGAAGGGGGTAGGCAAATCACAGATTCATCTGGCCTCTACTTTATTTGGTTTTTGCAGTATCCTTTCGGTAGTTATAGTAGCGGTCCCGGTTTTGGCCATCGCCCTGTTGTTTACCAGGTTAGGGAATGCCGAATTGCTGGGCTTTGTTTTTCTGTTGTTGCTTACGGCAGGTTTTATTTTACTTGTTTATTCTATTTCTGTAAAAGGCCGTGCCTATCGCTGGCTTTCCAGGATGCGGCCCTCGCTGTCTACCGTTCTGGATGACATGATCAATGAAAAGATCAACAGAAAACAATTCTGGATAACTTTACTGATCTCTGTTGGCATAGAGGTGATTGGTATTGTACACCTGTACATTTCTATGCTGGCCCTTGGCTTTGATGCCAGCTGGCCGGCAGCCATTATAGGTTATATCGTGATGGTAATCCTGCTGATCGCATCGCCTTTTTTAAGGGGACTGGGAGCAATAGAATTGTCGCTGACCTTTGTTTTACAGCAGTTTGGCTTTCCGGTGCTTGCTGCTGCAACCATTACCCTGCTGTTCAGGTTTTTTGAATTCTGGATTCCGCTGCTGGCGGGCATTATAAGTTTTATCACCAAAAAGGATAACCTCATCCTGCGGATACTACCGGCATGCATTATCCTGGTGCTGGGCATTGTAAACATCATTTCGGCAATTACACCAGCTATACCTACCCGTTTAAGGATGGTAAAAGACCTGCTGCCAGAAGATCTGATCATTACCAGTAATTCACTGGTGCTGGTTTTTGGCTTGATACTGGTTATCATCAGCATATTTTTGTTACAGGGTTCCAGACGAGCCTGGTATACGGCTTTGTTTCTGACTGTTTTTTCAGTTATCGGGCACCTGTTTAAGGCAGCGGATTACGAGGAAGCCTTACTGGCCTTTATTGCTGCTTCGGCTTTATGGTATACCAGAAGCTCCTATAAGCTTAAGCCCAATGCCAAACTGGTTTCCATCAATTACCTGGTGTTGCTGTACGCAGTACTTGCCCTGCTTGCTTATGGGGTACTGGGCTTTTATTTCATAGACAAAAGACATTTTGGGATTGACTTTCATTTTATGCAGGCGCTGAAAGCAGTTTTAAAGTTGTTTTTTCTGATCGATTATCATGGAATGACACCTTTGACCAGGTTTGGTGAGCGCTTTCAGGATTCCATCTATATCTCGGGGGCTGCAGTGATCCTTTTTGTAGTTTTCAGTTTACTGAGGCCTTATTTTTCCAAGCCCTATAATTCTGAGCAGGATTTTGACCTGGCGAGGCAGTTGCTGCAGCAATACGGTTCTTCTGCACTGGATTATTTTAAAGTATACCCCGATAAATTTTTATTCTTTAAGCCCGACAAAACGGCTTTTATCAGCTTTAAGGTGACACGGCATTTTGCCATTGTGCTGGAAGATCCCGTTGCAGGTACTGAGACGGCGCAACAGGAAATGATCGGGCTGTTTGAAGATTTCTGTGCCCAGAATGGTTTTATAAGTGCCTATTACCGCGTGCCTGAAAAATCTTTACAGCTGTATACTGCTGCAGGATATAAATTTATCCCTATAGGAGAAGAAGCTGTTCTGGACTTGACTGGTTTTACACTTGATGGTGGCAAGATGAAAACCACCAGGAGTGCCATCAGCAGGCTTACTGCCGAAGGCTATTGTTTAAAAGTTTACCAGGAACCGATTAAGGAGGGCCTGTTGCAAAAGCTTGAAAAGGTATCGGACAACTGGCTGGCGGAGCTGCACCAAAAGGAAGTTGCTTTTACCCAGGGTGTTTTTGATACCAGTATTTTAAAAACGCAGACGATCATTACCGTAGAGGATGAAGAAGAGAAGGTTTATGCATTTTTGAACCTGGTACCGGATTATGCGCCGGGTGAGGCTACCTACGATCTGATCAGGAAGGTCAGCGATGCACCCAACGGCGTGCTGGATATGCTGCTGGCCAAAACTTTTATTTATTTAAAAGAGCAGGGTTATACCAGTGTCAATATGGGACTGGCACCTTTATCGGGAATGGAAGAGGTAAACATTACCCAGAAAACAATTAAGTATGCCTACGAGAATTTTAAAGTATTCGGGCAGTTTAAGGGTTTAAGAAAATACAAGGAGAAGTTTTATCCCAACTGGGAAAAGAAATATTTGATTTACAGTCATAATTACCATTTGTTGCAGGTGCCATCGGCCCTGAGACGTGTTTCTGAAGGCAGTTAA
- a CDS encoding NAD-dependent epimerase/dehydratase family protein: protein MSLQRTNKVLITGGNGFLGSNAARELFRQGYEVKLMMRPSADMAIVADIPCEVYYGDISNEDEVFHAVKGCDYVVHTASVTAQWGVNFKTYEQVNVKGTVHVVNACLEYRVKKLIYISTANTIGHGDKDRPANELSSFRLSHLSSGYISSKYIAQQYVLEQVAGKALPAVILNPTFMIGQCDAKPSSGQLILHGMNKRFVFYPPGGKNFVHINDVCTGIVNALKLGKNGDCYLLAGENLSYRTFFKLLNKVSGQQPTLICIPGFVLKMTGIMGTLLGVLSKTSVKLNYSSAYMLCLYNYYSGKKSERELGLRYTPIEKAIGNALNWFRDNNYC from the coding sequence ATGAGTTTACAAAGGACAAATAAGGTACTGATTACCGGGGGGAATGGGTTTTTGGGTTCTAATGCGGCAAGGGAGCTGTTCCGGCAGGGCTACGAAGTGAAACTGATGATGCGGCCCTCGGCCGATATGGCCATTGTGGCAGATATTCCCTGTGAGGTATATTACGGAGATATCAGTAATGAAGATGAGGTTTTTCATGCAGTTAAGGGATGCGACTATGTGGTCCATACTGCCTCGGTAACCGCGCAATGGGGGGTAAATTTTAAAACTTATGAACAGGTGAATGTAAAGGGGACTGTTCATGTGGTAAATGCCTGTTTAGAGTACAGGGTCAAAAAGCTGATCTACATCAGCACAGCCAATACCATTGGCCATGGCGATAAAGACAGGCCTGCAAATGAGCTGAGTTCTTTCCGGCTCTCGCATTTGAGCTCGGGTTATATCAGCAGCAAATACATTGCGCAGCAGTATGTTCTGGAACAGGTTGCGGGCAAAGCTTTGCCAGCTGTAATTCTGAATCCCACCTTTATGATCGGACAATGCGATGCAAAACCAAGTTCGGGACAACTCATCCTGCACGGTATGAACAAGCGTTTTGTTTTTTATCCGCCGGGCGGAAAGAATTTTGTGCACATCAATGACGTTTGCACGGGTATTGTAAATGCGCTTAAGCTGGGGAAAAATGGCGATTGTTATTTGCTGGCAGGCGAAAATTTAAGCTACAGGACATTTTTTAAATTGCTGAACAAAGTTTCTGGTCAGCAGCCCACCTTAATCTGCATTCCCGGCTTTGTTTTAAAAATGACGGGAATAATGGGTACATTGCTTGGTGTATTGAGCAAGACATCAGTTAAACTGAATTATTCATCGGCCTATATGCTTTGCCTGTACAATTACTATTCCGGCAAAAAGTCTGAACGGGAACTGGGACTGCGCTATACACCTATAGAAAAGGCGATAGGCAATGCGCTGAACTGGTTCAGGGACAATAATTATTGTTAG
- a CDS encoding sensor histidine kinase, producing MNATQVEAVFQSKIFKYGIRAVVLFIFSIIFKSFDLTFPKNFNPFLFRAQAFSLMFVLVGLVAWEGAVRVSKYVEQHVFNHNLSYKLLFLCFSLIVYGLLSSFLFGFCYSVFDIFLYHKYEAWNSFSSLSYDLYFGSFMFYLLILAYSGIVFYYKNWKESQLNAERLMRENIQAKYDVLKSQIDPHFFFNSLSVLTNLVYKSADLSAEYITQLAKSYRYILDKKFENLVSIRTELEFLASYSFLIRIRHQSSIVFNIDIDEEVRNRGMVPPATLQMLVENAVKHNRFSANDPLHINIKDVGDSLIVSNDLRKRTGLQHSIGVGLDNISKRYELTSDKRIEITETEDEFIVKVPIINNYEDHHI from the coding sequence ATGAATGCAACGCAAGTGGAAGCGGTTTTTCAAAGTAAAATATTTAAATATGGGATCAGGGCGGTTGTCCTGTTTATATTCAGTATCATCTTTAAATCTTTTGACCTTACGTTTCCTAAAAATTTTAACCCATTTCTTTTCAGGGCACAGGCTTTCAGTTTAATGTTTGTGCTGGTGGGCCTGGTGGCATGGGAAGGGGCAGTGAGGGTCTCTAAGTATGTGGAACAACATGTTTTTAACCATAACCTTTCCTATAAGCTACTGTTTTTGTGTTTTAGCCTTATCGTTTATGGTTTGTTATCCAGCTTTTTGTTTGGCTTTTGTTATTCGGTATTTGATATTTTTCTTTACCATAAATACGAGGCCTGGAATAGTTTTTCGAGTTTGAGCTATGACCTTTATTTTGGTTCATTTATGTTTTACCTGCTGATCCTGGCTTATAGCGGCATCGTTTTCTATTACAAAAACTGGAAAGAAAGCCAGCTGAATGCGGAGCGGCTGATGCGGGAGAACATACAGGCGAAGTATGATGTGCTGAAGAGCCAGATTGATCCACATTTCTTTTTTAATTCCTTAAGTGTACTGACCAACCTGGTGTATAAGAGTGCCGACCTGTCGGCCGAATACATTACACAACTGGCGAAGAGCTACAGGTACATTCTGGACAAAAAATTTGAGAACCTGGTATCTATCCGTACGGAGCTTGAGTTTTTAGCATCCTATTCCTTTCTGATCAGGATAAGGCACCAGAGCAGCATTGTTTTTAATATTGACATAGACGAGGAGGTGAGGAACAGGGGCATGGTGCCACCGGCTACGCTGCAGATGCTGGTGGAGAATGCGGTAAAGCATAACCGTTTTTCGGCAAATGACCCCTTGCATATCAATATAAAAGATGTTGGAGATTCATTAATTGTTTCGAACGACCTGAGAAAGCGTACAGGGCTTCAGCATTCGATAGGTGTTGGGCTGGACAACATCAGCAAAAGGTATGAACTGACGAGTGATAAAAGGATAGAAATTACCGAAACCGAAGATGAATTTATTGTAAAAGTCCCTATAATTAATAATTATGAAGATCATCATATTTGA
- a CDS encoding virulence factor family protein produces MKFKILLFLLILTYQDYTQAQTAYPTHPLFKSSHKPLVLFLTGDGGWNTFSMQVADELGKNGYPVISLDTRKYFWEQKTPAGFAADVNTIVSKYLNQWNKDEFCVVGYSFGAEVGAFLPTHLPAATLEKFKSLVLLSPGYSNSFEVRFINMIATKNTNKDKYKVYPELLKSKIPVWCIFGEEEKTDISQELKETNKIRKITIPGSHHYNDDVQLVVSGAIKGLVN; encoded by the coding sequence ATGAAATTCAAAATCCTGCTCTTTTTATTGATATTGACTTACCAGGACTATACGCAAGCCCAAACTGCTTATCCTACACACCCGCTGTTTAAAAGTTCCCATAAACCGCTTGTCCTGTTCTTAACAGGTGATGGTGGATGGAATACATTTTCTATGCAGGTAGCCGATGAACTGGGTAAAAACGGATATCCTGTAATCTCCCTCGATACCCGGAAATATTTCTGGGAACAAAAAACCCCGGCCGGCTTTGCGGCCGACGTCAATACAATTGTCAGCAAATACCTTAACCAATGGAATAAGGACGAGTTCTGTGTGGTAGGCTATTCTTTTGGTGCAGAGGTTGGCGCCTTTTTACCCACACACCTGCCCGCTGCAACACTCGAAAAATTTAAATCCCTTGTCCTGCTTTCCCCAGGCTATTCCAACAGCTTTGAAGTCCGCTTCATCAATATGATCGCCACTAAAAACACCAATAAGGACAAATATAAGGTATACCCCGAACTGCTGAAATCTAAAATCCCGGTATGGTGCATCTTTGGGGAGGAAGAAAAGACCGACATCAGCCAGGAATTAAAAGAGACAAACAAAATCCGGAAAATCACGATCCCCGGTTCGCATCATTACAATGACGATGTACAGCTTGTGGTAAGCGGGGCAATAAAAGGACTGGTCAATTAA